The proteins below come from a single Saccharopolyspora sp. SCSIO 74807 genomic window:
- a CDS encoding xanthine dehydrogenase family protein subunit M, which yields MIPGSFTYHRAESVDDALSLLAEHGEDTKLLAGGHSLLPLMKLRLAAPEVVVDLTALRDLSFVEDAGDAVRIGALTRHHDLANSDLLTREVPLLAHAAGTIGDPQVRHRGTIGGSIAHGDAAADLPAVALALDAALVLRGPDGNREVAASEFFVDFFETALEPGEILTEIRVPKHSGGWDFQKFTRRAIDWAVVGVAVAGDAVALVNMGPTPMRASAVESALAAGASPADAAEHAAEGTSPADEPEASAEYRRHLAKVLVRRALEHSRS from the coding sequence ATGATCCCCGGTTCGTTCACCTACCACCGCGCGGAGTCCGTGGACGACGCGCTGTCCCTGCTGGCCGAGCACGGCGAGGACACGAAGCTGCTCGCGGGCGGGCATTCGCTGCTGCCGCTGATGAAGCTGCGGCTGGCGGCGCCGGAAGTCGTCGTCGACCTGACCGCGTTGCGGGACCTCTCGTTCGTCGAGGACGCGGGCGACGCGGTGCGGATCGGCGCACTGACCCGGCACCACGACCTCGCGAACTCGGATCTGCTGACGCGCGAGGTGCCGCTGCTGGCGCACGCGGCGGGCACGATCGGCGATCCGCAGGTGCGCCACCGCGGCACCATCGGCGGCTCGATCGCGCACGGCGACGCGGCAGCGGACCTGCCCGCGGTGGCGTTGGCACTGGACGCGGCGCTGGTGCTGCGCGGGCCGGACGGGAACCGCGAGGTCGCGGCGAGCGAGTTCTTCGTCGACTTCTTCGAAACCGCGCTGGAGCCGGGCGAAATCCTCACCGAGATCCGGGTGCCGAAGCACTCCGGCGGCTGGGACTTCCAGAAGTTCACCCGCCGCGCCATCGACTGGGCGGTGGTCGGCGTGGCCGTGGCCGGGGACGCGGTCGCGCTGGTGAACATGGGCCCGACGCCGATGCGCGCGAGCGCGGTCGAGTCCGCGCTGGCCGCGGGCGCCTCCCCCGCCGATGCGGCCGAGCACGCGGCCGAGGGCACCTCGCCCGCCGACGAGCCCGAAGCTTCCGCCGAGTACCGGCGGCACCTGGCGAAGGTCCTGGTCCGCCGCGCGCTGGAGCACTCCCGCAGCTGA
- a CDS encoding (2Fe-2S)-binding protein, whose product MHVQINLNGTEQRHEIADRTLLVHHLRENCGLTGTSTGCDTTSCGACTVLLDGESVKSCTVLAAQADGHQVTTIEGLADGDELHPVQRAFQQHHGLQCGFCTPGMVLASVSLLQENPAPTERQVRDGLEGNLCRCTGYQGIVESVLAAAEEGDR is encoded by the coding sequence TTGCACGTCCAGATCAACCTCAACGGCACCGAACAACGACACGAGATCGCCGATCGCACGCTGCTGGTGCACCACCTGCGGGAGAACTGCGGCCTCACCGGCACGAGCACCGGTTGCGACACCACGTCCTGCGGTGCGTGCACCGTGCTGCTGGACGGCGAGTCGGTCAAGTCGTGCACGGTGCTGGCAGCGCAGGCCGACGGGCACCAGGTCACCACCATCGAAGGGCTCGCGGACGGCGACGAGCTGCACCCGGTGCAGCGCGCCTTCCAGCAGCACCACGGCCTGCAGTGCGGTTTCTGCACGCCGGGCATGGTGCTGGCGTCGGTCTCGCTGCTGCAGGAGAACCCGGCGCCGACCGAGCGGCAGGTCCGCGACGGCCTCGAGGGGAACCTGTGCCGGTGCACCGGATACCAGGGCATCGTCGAGTCGGTGCTGGCCGCCGCTGAGGAGGGCGATCGATGA
- a CDS encoding SAM-dependent methyltransferase, which translates to MPDRPSAALQRTGPLDTSRLDTGNPGVARCYDAMLGGKDNYAVDRAVVDEIRRLSPTAHLAARDNRQWFIRVVRYLAVVAGIDQFLDCGSGLPTDENTHQVVQRANPEAVVVYIDHDPMVHSHGKALLADNDHTHFALADFTRTEELFAHPVVARNIDLSRPVAVLHAASLHHLHDEQDPWGTVARCLGTVPSGSYVAVSHLHRPEPGEPAAEVAGELEDAALRLLGSGRFRTAAEITALLDGTEIVPPGFVRAADWWPDGPSMHALEPGQNLVLGGLGRKP; encoded by the coding sequence ATGCCCGACCGGCCCAGCGCTGCGCTGCAGCGAACCGGCCCGCTCGACACGAGCCGGCTGGACACCGGCAACCCGGGCGTGGCGCGCTGCTACGACGCGATGCTCGGCGGCAAGGACAACTACGCGGTCGACCGCGCGGTAGTGGACGAGATCCGGCGCTTGTCGCCCACCGCGCACCTCGCGGCGCGGGACAACCGGCAGTGGTTCATCCGCGTGGTGCGCTATCTGGCCGTGGTCGCCGGGATCGACCAGTTCCTGGACTGCGGCTCCGGATTGCCGACCGACGAGAACACCCACCAGGTGGTTCAGCGCGCCAATCCGGAGGCGGTGGTCGTCTACATCGACCACGACCCGATGGTGCATTCGCACGGCAAGGCGCTGCTGGCGGACAACGACCACACGCACTTCGCGCTGGCCGACTTCACCCGGACCGAGGAGCTGTTCGCGCACCCCGTGGTGGCGCGCAACATCGACTTGTCCCGGCCGGTGGCGGTGCTGCACGCCGCTTCGCTGCACCACCTGCACGACGAGCAGGATCCGTGGGGCACCGTGGCGCGCTGCCTCGGAACCGTGCCTTCGGGTTCTTACGTCGCGGTGAGCCATCTGCATCGGCCCGAACCCGGTGAGCCTGCCGCGGAAGTGGCCGGTGAACTGGAAGACGCGGCCCTGCGGCTGCTGGGCTCCGGCCGGTTCCGCACCGCCGCGGAGATCACCGCGCTGCTGGACGGCACCGAGATCGTTCCGCCGGGCTTCGTCCGCGCGGCAGACTGGTGGCCGGACGGGCCCTCGATGCACGCCCTCGAACCCGGCCAGAACCTGGTGCTCGGCGGGCTGGGCCGCAAACCCTGA
- the xylB gene encoding xylulokinase, with protein sequence MLVLGIDSSTQSTKAVVADAEDGEVLATGKAVHPVGTEVDPWAWWRAAREAVEQAAADAPGPIEALSVAGQQHGMVALDEAGSPVRDALLWNDTRSAPQARALIERYGAAELAERTGLVPVASFTLTKLAWLAEQEPHHADRVAQVLLPHDWVSWLFAGRPQRACTDRGDASGTGYFAPSTGRWLPELLTEAMGGRTPQLPDVLGPAESAGRVTGFGSLDGAVIGAGTGDNMAGALGLGAGPGDVVVSLGTSGTAFAVAEQPGADETGEVAGFCDATGRFLPLVCTLNAARVLTGTAEMLGTDLAGLDRLALEAQPGAGGLSLLPYLEGERTPDLPAAAGTLTGLRGANMTPENLARAAVEGMLCGLADGIESLRRTGVQVRRVLLIGGASESAAVRAVAPSLFGVPVEVPRSAEYVALGAAKQAAWAASGSAAPPEWPLNSEHCAAEKIYQGEAVRHAYRTARRQVHGF encoded by the coding sequence GTGCTCGTTCTCGGCATCGACAGCTCTACCCAGTCGACGAAGGCCGTGGTGGCCGACGCCGAAGACGGCGAGGTCCTCGCCACCGGCAAAGCCGTGCACCCCGTCGGCACCGAGGTCGACCCGTGGGCGTGGTGGCGGGCCGCCCGGGAAGCCGTCGAGCAGGCCGCCGCGGACGCGCCCGGCCCGATCGAAGCGCTGTCGGTGGCCGGTCAGCAGCACGGCATGGTCGCGCTGGACGAGGCGGGCAGCCCGGTGCGGGACGCCTTGCTGTGGAACGACACCCGTTCCGCGCCGCAGGCCCGCGCGCTGATCGAGCGCTACGGCGCCGCCGAGCTGGCCGAACGCACCGGGCTGGTGCCGGTCGCCAGCTTCACGCTCACCAAGCTGGCCTGGCTGGCCGAGCAAGAACCGCACCACGCCGATCGGGTCGCGCAGGTGCTGCTGCCGCACGACTGGGTCAGCTGGCTGTTCGCCGGGCGTCCGCAGCGGGCCTGCACCGACCGCGGGGACGCCTCCGGCACCGGCTACTTCGCGCCGTCCACCGGCCGCTGGCTGCCGGAACTGCTCACCGAGGCGATGGGCGGCCGCACGCCGCAGCTTCCGGACGTGCTGGGTCCTGCGGAATCGGCGGGCCGGGTCACCGGTTTCGGCTCGCTGGACGGGGCGGTGATCGGCGCGGGCACCGGCGACAACATGGCCGGGGCGCTGGGACTCGGTGCCGGTCCGGGTGACGTGGTGGTGTCGCTGGGAACTTCCGGCACCGCGTTCGCCGTCGCCGAGCAGCCCGGCGCGGACGAAACCGGGGAAGTGGCCGGTTTCTGCGACGCCACCGGCAGGTTCCTCCCGCTGGTGTGCACGCTGAACGCGGCCCGCGTGCTGACCGGGACCGCGGAGATGCTCGGCACCGACCTGGCGGGCCTGGACCGGCTCGCGCTCGAAGCGCAGCCCGGTGCGGGCGGGCTGAGCCTGCTGCCTTACCTGGAAGGGGAGCGCACGCCCGACCTGCCCGCCGCTGCAGGCACGCTCACCGGTCTGCGCGGCGCGAACATGACGCCGGAGAACCTCGCGCGCGCCGCCGTCGAAGGAATGCTGTGCGGGCTCGCCGACGGCATCGAGTCGCTGCGCCGCACGGGAGTGCAGGTGCGCCGGGTGCTGTTGATCGGCGGCGCCAGCGAGTCAGCGGCGGTGCGAGCGGTGGCGCCGTCGCTGTTCGGCGTCCCGGTGGAAGTGCCGCGCAGCGCGGAATACGTGGCGCTCGGCGCGGCGAAGCAGGCCGCGTGGGCTGCTTCCGGATCGGCGGCTCCACCGGAGTGGCCGTTGAACTCGGAGCATTGCGCGGCGGAGAAGATCTACCAGGGCGAAGCCGTCCGGCACGCCTACCGAACCGCCCGCCGGCAGGTGCACGGCTTCTGA